The DNA window ATAGCTCCATTAGGGAAGATGCCTTTTAGTGAACAGACCCAATCCTCCAAGGAAGGCCTAGTTAGTCGGATGTCAAAGGTGAAGGAAGTGATAGAAGCTCTAAAGCAAGATAAAACAAGCCTAGTCGCGATTTGTGGTATGCCTGGTGTGGGCAAGCCTTTTTTGGCAGAGCAAATCGCAGACCAGGTTAAGTTTGAAAAGTTGTTTGATGAAGTTGCCAAAGCAAATTTGACTCAAATTCCAAACACAAGAATTGTTCAAGACCAACTTGCCGAGCAGTTAGGATTGAAAATTTCTGAGGAAACTGATCGCGCGAGAGCTGAAAGAATGTATACGAGATTAAGCAATGGTGAAAAGAGAATTCTTGTTATATTGGATGATGTTCAGGAAGAAGTTGATTTTAAGAGTCTAGGAATTCCTGTTAAAGGTGAATGCAAGGGCTTGAAAGTTATATTGACATCTCGCCTTTCTCATGTCTGTAGTAGAATgggagctgaaatttttgaggtCGGTGCCTTGCCAAAGGAAGAAGCTCGGCCTCTTTTTAAAGAGGTTGTCGGAATTTCTGATGATTCCACTTTGAGTGATGTTTCAAACCAGGTTGCAGACGAATGCAAAGGTTTACCTCTTGCAATCGTTGTTGTTGCCAAGGCATTCAAGAGTAACCACACAACACCAGAATCCTGGAATATTGCCCTTCGACAGCTAAAGAAGTACACAATGAGAGACATAGAAGGAGTTCAAGATTTGGTGTTTTCAAGCATTAAGTGGAGCTATGATCATTTGGAAAGTGTTGAAGCTAAGTCGTTACTTTTGCTTTGCAGTTTGTTTCCAGAAGATTATGTTAGGGTATCAggccaattatttgaaaaagaaaagaccaacaatttaatagaaaaCAATATCTAACACGAATGATGAACAACACACAAGAATTAACGTGGTTCGGCTTAATCACCAagcctacgtccacggagagaaaaaCTTATtcttattatgagaggaaaaacaCCACAAGATTACAACTTCATTCCCAAGCCCCAACTCTTGTATAACCCTCTCACCCACTAAGAATTCTCTCACTCCTTTCTTGTGTATCtttgtagtatgccaacccacctatttatagggaacattactgccaaaaaaaaaccaaataacaatTGGAAATCAATACTATTTCCTAAACTCATATAGAGTAGAAAATAGTATCTAGCTAAATAGGAatttacttgactactacttcaagtaactaaatccaattaggaaactagttacttccacacaaaacaGGAATtttacctaaaagaaattaagccaatttcctaacaaatctccaccttggcaaaatttcttttagcaaacaCAGCAAACCATCcaaaaaaaaactccatttgCCTTTTCCCACCAAGTACCTTGGTGCCTAGCTACACACCTGAATCAATACGGTCTTGTtttcaattgattcaatcgaCAAATGAACGTGTGTAACTAACCGAGTCCAACATCTAGTTGACTCGCGAGAGGGGCCTCAATTCACCCTCTCCCAAAGCAGGACTTTTCCTCTCACCACCATTTGCAATTTGAGAGCATTCCTGGATCCCCTTCAGCTCCCAATCCATTGAGGTATTCAAATGGTACAAATTACCATACTTCTTCCCCATCAACAAGACCGTCTCGCCATGTGTGATTTTCAAGACTCCACCTGCAGCGAAAAAATGGTAACCCTCGGAGTCTAACTGGCTCAAAGAAATTAGATTCCTTCGTAGCTTTGGGACATAAGCCACACCACCCAAAGAACGAATCTCTCCATTCAACATTTTGATTTTCACCACTCCAACACCTTTGACTTGACAAGTAGATCCATCACCCAAGGACATAAAACCTGCCTTCTTTCTTTGGAGAGTATCAAAATAATCCAACCTGGAGCAAACATGTGAAACACATCCAAAATCTAAAATCCAACCATCACGAGAAGAAGTATTATTACCTTTGGAGATTGTGAGAATATCTCCACCCGATGCATATCCAGCAACATTATCATAGTCATTctcatcattttcttttgtaGGGCATATCTATTTGTATGGCCAAACTCATGGACAACCAAAGACACTGGATTCCACCACTTTCTCTTGGCCTTTTTGACCACCTCCTTAGATTTTCACGCCAAATtcgatttccttttttttctcacGTCGAGCAATTAACGCAGTTTTGTGTCACATCTGGTTGCCTTCCTTTGTTTTCATGATCCAACAAAGAAGAACTTGCAACATTCTCGAACTCTTAACAAGTGTTCACTTCCATACAACAGGGTTGTCACGACACTTTCTGTAAGATCACAGACTGAGCGGTAAGAAGTTAAAAGGGCCTTATCTTCTTCCTCAAATTATCTACGCACCTCTTTGGAGTTGATTACAAATTCCGTTGACGTATTCATGTTGATCCATGAGAATGCACACCTCCACTCTGTTAGTGCATAAAGTTGTGCTTTAGATGCAATTATTGGATAAGCTTTTAGCCAGATTAaagctttttcaattttttcagaGGTTCTGCTGCAGGAATTCTTTTTCATCTATCACATTTATTTATGATGTTGTCCGACCATATAGAAGCCGATCGTGCATCGCACACCTTGCGTCAACTCCTCAAAACTCATCATCATTCATGCTCTTGGCTCTGTTCTTTCCATTTCACGGCTTTTTGCCAAACCTTGTGTTGGAACTAGAACATCCTCACTCTTCTTTGCCAAGAGTAGAAACTTGTAGTTCCATTAAACGGTTGGAATTGGAAAACTTGTTAGTTCCAAACCCCGATGGTATACCACCACCCACt is part of the Coffea eugenioides isolate CCC68of chromosome 6, Ceug_1.0, whole genome shotgun sequence genome and encodes:
- the LOC113773948 gene encoding probable disease resistance protein At1g61310 codes for the protein MAIQDVALSIVGPFVEKCVNPILRQFKYLIFYKSNVQTLSNEINGLGLQQAEVQRLIDAAENNAEKIKPTVADWMKNVDDLKKEAYTVSQGMESVEVNCFNIVRLPNLKSRYLLGRRAAKRTDVAQKLIGEGKFDQVGYIAPLGKMPFSEQTQSSKEGLVSRMSKVKEVIEALKQDKTSLVAICGMPGVGKPFLAEQIADQVKFEKLFDEVAKANLTQIPNTRIVQDQLAEQLGLKISEETDRARAERMYTRLSNGEKRILVILDDVQEEVDFKSLGIPVKGECKGLKVILTSRLSHVCSRMGAEIFEVGALPKEEARPLFKEVVGISDDSTLSDVSNQVADECKGLPLAIVVVAKAFKSNHTTPESWNIALRQLKKYTMRDIEGVQDLVFSSIKWSYDHLESVEAKSLLLLCSLFPEDYVRVSGQLFEKEKTNNLIENNI